CGTCGCAGCCCTCGAAGCCGACGGTGCGCAGCCGCCCGCCGATCCGGTCGGCCTCGTAGACGACGGGCTTGAGGCCCATCTTCATCAGCTCGTACGCGGCGACGATGCCGGACAGGCCGCCGCCGATGACCGCGACCTCCGTGCCGTGCTCGGTGGCGGGGACCTGGCCGAGTCCCGCCGGGTGGGCGAGGAAGTCGTCGTACGCGTAGGGGAAGTCCGGGCCGAACATGGTGATCGGCGGCTGCTGCTCGTCGGTGTGTTCGACGGCGTTGGGCACCGTGGACGTCATGGGGTACGGACTCCTTGCACAGAAAAACGAGAGGGGGACGAGCGGGGAGAGGGGGTCAGACGAGGGACCCGTACAGGCCGGGGCGCCGGTCCTCCAGATACGGGTTGCCCTCGCGGGAGGCGGCGAGGAAGACGGGGTCCACGTCGGCGACGACCAGTTCCTCGGCGCGGCCGGCCCGGGTGCGGGCGACGCCGTCGGGCCCGGCGAGGGTGGAGAGCCCGACGAACTCGAACTCGTCCTCGGCGCCGACCCGGTTGACGTACGCGACGTACATCTGGTTCTCGAAGGCGCGCACCGGGACCAGGTGCTCGGCGACGAACTGGAACGGGTGCATCTGGGCCGTCGGCACCAGCAGCAGGTCGGTGCCCGCCAGGGCGTGGGCGCGGACGTTCTCCGGGAACTCCACGTCGTAGCAGATCATCAGGCCGATCCGCAGGCCGTCCAGCTCGGCCTGGACCACCGGCTGCTCGCCGGGCGTGAAGTGGTCGCGCTCGAAGCAGCCGAAGAGGTGCGTCTTGCGGTAGTTGGCCAGGCGGGCGCCGCCGGCGGAGATCAGCTGCGCGGAGTTGTACACCGTCTCGCCGTCGCGCTCCGGGTAGCCGTACGCGACCGCCAGTCCGTGCCGTGCGGCCAGCTCGGCGATCGCGTCGGCCGCGTCGCCGTCGGCGGGCTCGGCCAGGCGCGCGACGTCGTCGCCGATGGCGTAGCCGGTCAGGAACATCTCCGGCGCGACGATCAGCCCTGCGCCGGCGGCGGCGGCCCGGCCCGCGGCCTCGTCGAGGACCTTCAGGTTCTCGACGGTCGAGCCGGGGCGGCCGGAGCTCTGGAGCAGGGCGATGCGCATGCGTGTTCCTCACCGGGACGGAAGGGTGTGGGGGCCACATAGACGGTACGAGCGGCGGGCTCGGCCGGACAAGGAGGAGCCGTTGCGCGCGCATGCGCGCTTCGTTGCGTCCCTCCGCGGCGTGGCGGCGATTCGTTGCGCACCCGGCGTCGTACGTCCCCTCCCCCGCGGGGCATACGGCCGCGCCGGCTTTCCCACCGGACGGCGGAGACGCAGTGCCGCCCGCGGGACGATGTGGCCGGAGCGGTCCGCGGGAAGAGTGGTGCCCGTTCGCACCACCTGCTCCCACCTGCGGAAAGGCTCATCATGCAGCGTCGTACGAAGATCGCCGCGTCCGGTGTCGCCCTGCTCCTGGCCGGCGGTGCCGTGGCCGGCTCCACGGCCGCGAGCGCCACCGGCGGACACCGCGAGGCGGCCGCGCTGACCGGCACCGCCAAGCTGTACCGGTCGGCCGGCGACGACATCACGTTCACCTTCGACGCCCATCTCGCGGCCGGGGACTCCGCCGACCCGATGAAGGCGACCGGCACCTTCTCCTTCAGCCACTACCGCGGCGACTGGGGCGCCTGGGCGAAGGCCGAGGTCGACTGCCTGGTCACCGGCGGGAACGTGGCGGTCGTCTCCGGCGTCATCACCGACTCCGACCTGCCGGGCGCCGAGGGCAAGCGGGTCGGGGTGACGGTGCACGACCTGGGCCGGCGCGACCGCCTGGGCTACAGCTGGGCGACGGCCGGCAGCCC
Above is a genomic segment from Streptomyces glaucescens containing:
- a CDS encoding carbon-nitrogen hydrolase family protein, which codes for MRIALLQSSGRPGSTVENLKVLDEAAGRAAAAGAGLIVAPEMFLTGYAIGDDVARLAEPADGDAADAIAELAARHGLAVAYGYPERDGETVYNSAQLISAGGARLANYRKTHLFGCFERDHFTPGEQPVVQAELDGLRIGLMICYDVEFPENVRAHALAGTDLLLVPTAQMHPFQFVAEHLVPVRAFENQMYVAYVNRVGAEDEFEFVGLSTLAGPDGVARTRAGRAEELVVADVDPVFLAASREGNPYLEDRRPGLYGSLV